In one Bacillus sp. Marseille-P3661 genomic region, the following are encoded:
- a CDS encoding DUF1801 domain-containing protein, with protein sequence MSKTEVDSWFYEYDHPLKDVMMYVRETILSADSRVQECIKWKSPTFVFNGNIASFNPRTKKHVSLMFHTGASIPGNFPHLVGEGTTARYMKFFNQNEAEAIRAELIEVVQTWCKQKSDI encoded by the coding sequence ATGTCTAAGACGGAAGTAGATTCATGGTTTTATGAATATGATCACCCGCTAAAAGATGTCATGATGTATGTGAGGGAGACTATTTTATCGGCAGATTCCCGTGTGCAAGAATGTATTAAATGGAAAAGCCCTACATTTGTTTTCAATGGAAATATCGCAAGCTTTAATCCACGTACTAAGAAACATGTTAGTTTAATGTTTCATACCGGAGCTTCAATACCTGGAAATTTCCCTCATCTTGTTGGAGAGGGAACTACTGCACGTTATATGAAATTTTTTAATCAAAATGAAGCAGAAGCCATTAGAGCTGAATTAATAGAAGTTGTTCAAACATGGTGTAAACAAAAGTCGGATATCTAG
- a CDS encoding DUF72 domain-containing protein, which produces MIYIGLTGWGDHDSLFPNGIKQKDKLAEYSSHFIVVEVDTSFYAIPPVRNAEKWIRETPDGFQFVVKAYQGMTKHLRKDHNPYNTSKEMFQIFKDSLDPYRKSEKLAAVLFQFPPWFDCRKENVAYIRYCKEMMADIPVALEFRHRSWFSTEYREGTLTFMKQEGWIHSIADEPQVGEGSVPLVPVATDSDITIVRLHGRNVQGWNKQEGVDWREVRFLYKYSREELLEWKKIIQELSKHTKTIIVLFNNNSGGHAAEDAKAFQEILRIDYDGLAPKQLGLF; this is translated from the coding sequence ATGATTTATATAGGTCTAACAGGTTGGGGGGACCATGATTCCCTTTTTCCTAATGGAATTAAGCAAAAAGATAAACTAGCTGAATATAGCAGTCATTTTATAGTTGTCGAAGTAGATACGTCCTTTTATGCTATTCCACCGGTCCGTAATGCTGAAAAATGGATAAGAGAAACTCCGGATGGATTTCAATTTGTAGTAAAGGCGTATCAAGGAATGACAAAACATCTGCGGAAAGATCATAATCCTTATAACACGAGCAAGGAAATGTTTCAAATATTTAAGGATTCACTGGATCCTTATAGGAAGAGTGAAAAATTAGCAGCGGTTTTATTTCAATTTCCACCGTGGTTCGACTGTCGTAAGGAAAATGTTGCTTATATAAGGTATTGTAAGGAAATGATGGCTGATATCCCTGTAGCACTTGAATTCCGACACCGGTCATGGTTTAGTACCGAATATCGTGAGGGTACATTAACGTTCATGAAACAGGAAGGATGGATTCACTCGATTGCTGACGAACCACAGGTAGGAGAAGGGTCGGTTCCATTGGTTCCTGTTGCAACGGATTCAGACATTACAATTGTTCGGTTACATGGCAGAAATGTTCAGGGGTGGAACAAACAAGAAGGCGTCGACTGGCGAGAAGTCCGCTTTTTATATAAATATAGTAGAGAAGAGCTCTTAGAATGGAAAAAAATCATTCAGGAACTGTCAAAGCATACCAAAACTATTATTGTATTATTCAATAATAATTCAGGTGGACATGCAGCAGAGGATGCAAAAGCATTTCAAGAAATTTTAAGAATTGATTATGATGGGCTTGCTCCCAAACAGTTGGGTTTGTTTTAA
- a CDS encoding PhoX family protein, with amino-acid sequence MDRRKFLTYVGSSTAAVAVASTGLGSLTKAMTADHLMDKGTTNNGIPMSAPFTPVSRTWEDELVLPKGYTYNIIASYGDEINSKGEKFGDAADLTVYFPIDALKGGNNSEEGLIWVNHEFPEPENYMQLLGINSNNFDKANLANYPQLLKMEKEAVGGSVIHVKKENGQWKLIKDDKYNRRVDGTTKIELTGPARGSSAVKGATHVEGSLGNCSGGRTFWNTVLSCEENTFYGDDYGWPNFTDEHYGWVVEVDPFNPNKPVRKHTSLGRFAHENTAMGLTKDGRVVVYMGDDKRDEFFFKFISDRKYNPNTREGNFNLLESGTLYVADLGGQNWIKLDYDSNKDLQNYEKDGKKLFKNQADVLTYARDAARAVKATPLDRPEDVEIHPQDGSVFLALTNNSNHGNFHGQIIRFLPTDGDHGSDTFTFEVFVAGGKQSGITCPDNLHFDSVGNLWVVEDYSATEDNVYAEYKNCGVFMIPTDGESYGEPFQFASGPRGCEVTGPWLSPDERTLFLDVQHPNTWNPYPGQKFGRSCLVAVQGGSFK; translated from the coding sequence ATGGATCGTCGTAAATTTTTAACGTATGTAGGAAGTAGTACTGCTGCTGTTGCTGTAGCTTCTACTGGCTTAGGCTCACTTACAAAAGCTATGACTGCAGATCATTTAATGGATAAAGGTACAACTAATAATGGAATACCGATGTCAGCACCTTTCACACCTGTGAGCCGCACTTGGGAAGATGAACTTGTTTTACCTAAGGGCTATACATATAACATTATTGCATCTTATGGTGATGAAATTAATTCAAAGGGTGAGAAATTTGGGGATGCCGCTGATTTAACTGTATATTTCCCAATCGATGCATTAAAAGGTGGAAATAATTCAGAAGAAGGATTAATTTGGGTAAATCATGAATTTCCAGAACCAGAAAACTATATGCAACTATTAGGTATTAATTCTAATAACTTTGACAAAGCAAACCTAGCTAACTACCCTCAACTTCTTAAGATGGAAAAAGAAGCTGTTGGCGGATCCGTCATTCATGTAAAAAAGGAAAACGGACAGTGGAAATTAATTAAAGACGATAAGTACAACAGACGTGTGGATGGAACTACAAAAATCGAATTAACTGGACCTGCAAGAGGAAGTAGTGCTGTTAAAGGTGCAACACATGTTGAAGGTTCACTTGGTAACTGCAGTGGCGGCAGAACATTTTGGAATACTGTACTTTCCTGTGAAGAAAATACATTTTATGGAGATGACTACGGGTGGCCAAACTTTACAGATGAGCATTATGGCTGGGTAGTCGAAGTAGACCCTTTTAATCCGAATAAACCAGTGCGCAAACATACATCCTTAGGGCGTTTTGCTCATGAAAATACAGCAATGGGATTAACAAAAGACGGTAGAGTTGTCGTATACATGGGCGATGATAAGAGAGACGAGTTCTTCTTTAAATTCATTTCTGATAGAAAGTATAATCCAAACACACGTGAAGGCAACTTTAACCTATTAGAAAGCGGAACGCTTTACGTTGCAGATCTTGGCGGCCAAAATTGGATTAAGCTTGACTATGATTCAAACAAGGATCTTCAAAACTATGAAAAAGATGGAAAGAAACTCTTTAAGAATCAAGCAGATGTTTTAACTTATGCACGTGATGCTGCTCGTGCTGTTAAAGCAACACCACTTGATCGTCCAGAAGATGTTGAAATCCACCCACAGGATGGCAGTGTGTTCTTAGCGTTAACGAATAACTCTAATCATGGAAATTTCCACGGTCAAATTATTCGTTTCTTACCAACAGACGGCGACCATGGTTCAGACACATTCACATTTGAAGTCTTTGTTGCCGGCGGTAAGCAAAGTGGTATTACATGCCCTGATAACTTACATTTCGATAGTGTCGGAAATTTGTGGGTAGTAGAAGATTACAGTGCTACTGAAGACAATGTTTATGCTGAATATAAGAACTGCGGTGTATTCATGATTCCAACTGATGGCGAAAGTTATGGTGAACCATTCCAATTTGCTTCAGGCCCTCGTGGTTGCGAAGTGACAGGACCATGGTTATCGCCTGATGAGCGTACACTATTCCTAGATGTGCAACATCCTAATACTTGGAACCCATACCCAGGTCAAAAATTTGGACGCTCATGTTTAGTTGCTGTCCAAGGTGGTAGCTTTAAGTAA
- a CDS encoding twin-arginine translocase TatA/TatE family subunit, translated as MLQNIGIPGLILILVIALIIFGPSKLPEIGKAFGSTLREFKKSTRELVADDEQEDKKKLKDEKII; from the coding sequence ATGTTGCAAAACATTGGAATACCAGGACTTATTCTTATCCTTGTTATTGCTTTGATTATTTTTGGGCCATCCAAACTTCCTGAAATCGGAAAAGCATTCGGGTCTACTTTACGAGAATTCAAAAAGTCTACACGCGAACTAGTTGCGGACGATGAACAAGAGGATAAGAAGAAATTAAAGGATGAAAAAATTATCTAA
- a CDS encoding twin-arginine translocase subunit TatC, which translates to MDMDLVSHLEELRKRLMITLGAFIAFFILAIVYAKNVYQWIVEDLTIQLALLGPSDIIWVYSIKLIYLPIIRIFSFYEMLLPY; encoded by the coding sequence ATGGATATGGATTTGGTTAGTCATTTAGAAGAGTTGCGGAAACGCTTAATGATTACATTAGGGGCCTTTATTGCGTTTTTTATTTTAGCAATAGTTTATGCAAAAAATGTCTACCAATGGATCGTGGAGGACTTAACGATACAACTTGCCTTATTAGGTCCAAGTGACATCATTTGGGTTTATTCAATAAAGTTAATTTATCTTCCAATTATTCGCATATTCTCTTTTTACGAAATGCTCCTACCATATTGA
- a CDS encoding PstS family phosphate ABC transporter substrate-binding protein: MKNVKNLLLMLVMSALVIFAAACGGGQESAPEESNQQTEEQPVEETAELEGEVIVDGSGTVYPLMARIAEEYMTSEQENVSVQVGRAGSSAGFKKFIPGETDFSDASRKIKDEEIAQLEEQGLKFGEDVLEFKVALDGLTIVINKENTWVTEMTQEEIVNMFISGKYKEDDKVLWSDIRPEWPAEEIKFNGPNENHGTYEFFYETILDEQDLVSTVNLQQEYSTLVDLVSKDKNAIAFFGYGYYASNTDKLQAVKIDFGNGPVEPSLETIAEDGPYAPFTRPVFTYLNAKYAAEKPQVLDYAKYVVTMADDFAGETGFAPIPEDTLNGYLEQLNAIK; encoded by the coding sequence ATGAAAAACGTGAAAAATCTACTTTTAATGTTAGTAATGTCAGCTCTAGTAATTTTTGCAGCTGCATGTGGCGGAGGTCAAGAATCTGCTCCGGAGGAAAGTAACCAACAAACAGAAGAGCAACCAGTTGAAGAAACTGCTGAATTAGAAGGAGAAGTCATTGTTGATGGCTCCGGTACAGTATATCCTTTGATGGCTCGTATTGCTGAAGAATATATGACATCTGAACAAGAAAATGTAAGTGTTCAAGTTGGTCGCGCAGGTTCATCTGCAGGTTTTAAAAAGTTCATTCCTGGTGAAACTGATTTCTCTGATGCTTCAAGAAAAATTAAAGACGAAGAAATTGCTCAACTTGAAGAGCAAGGTTTAAAGTTTGGTGAAGATGTTCTTGAATTTAAAGTTGCATTAGATGGTCTAACAATTGTTATTAATAAAGAAAATACTTGGGTTACAGAAATGACTCAAGAAGAAATCGTGAATATGTTTATTTCTGGAAAATACAAAGAAGATGACAAAGTATTATGGTCTGATATCCGCCCAGAATGGCCGGCTGAAGAAATTAAATTTAATGGACCAAATGAAAACCATGGAACATATGAATTTTTCTATGAAACCATTTTAGATGAGCAAGATTTAGTATCTACTGTTAATCTTCAACAAGAGTATTCAACTTTAGTTGACCTAGTATCAAAAGATAAAAATGCAATTGCTTTCTTTGGTTATGGTTATTATGCAAGTAACACTGATAAGCTCCAAGCTGTTAAGATTGATTTTGGTAATGGCCCAGTGGAGCCTAGCTTAGAAACAATTGCTGAAGATGGTCCTTACGCTCCATTTACACGTCCGGTATTCACATACTTAAACGCTAAATATGCAGCTGAAAAGCCACAAGTTCTAGACTATGCAAAGTATGTTGTTACAATGGCAGATGATTTTGCTGGCGAAACTGGATTTGCTCCTATTCCAGAAGATACACTAAATGGCTATTTAGAGCAATTAAACGCAATTAAGTAA
- the truA gene encoding tRNA pseudouridine(38-40) synthase TruA: MNNYKLTIQYDGGRYKGWQRLGDSDNTIQGKIENVLTELAGEKIEIIGSGRTDSGVHALGQIANFKMRKNATEDEVMHYLNRYLPNDISVVDVTLTDDRFHARYNAKDKTYLYKIWNVQYTHPFMRKYSMHVEEKLDIEKMRKASQYFLGKHDFTSYSNAKSKKKSMVREIYSLEINEIEGFIEIKVRGNGFLYNMVRKIVGTLIEVGLGEKDAAAIPSILESKERIQTGRMADAEGLYLEKVGF; encoded by the coding sequence ATGAACAATTATAAATTAACCATCCAGTATGATGGTGGCCGTTACAAAGGTTGGCAACGACTCGGTGATAGTGATAACACTATTCAAGGGAAAATTGAAAACGTATTAACAGAGTTGGCAGGAGAAAAGATTGAAATCATTGGATCTGGAAGAACAGATTCAGGTGTACATGCTCTTGGTCAAATCGCTAATTTTAAAATGCGTAAAAATGCAACAGAAGATGAAGTTATGCATTATTTAAACAGATATCTTCCTAATGATATTAGCGTTGTGGATGTTACGTTAACTGATGATCGTTTTCATGCACGCTATAATGCTAAAGATAAAACGTATTTGTATAAGATTTGGAACGTGCAATATACACATCCCTTCATGCGAAAGTACAGTATGCATGTGGAGGAAAAGCTTGATATCGAAAAAATGAGAAAAGCATCTCAATATTTTCTAGGTAAGCATGACTTTACTTCATATTCCAACGCAAAGTCGAAGAAAAAGTCCATGGTGCGCGAAATATACTCACTTGAGATAAATGAAATTGAAGGCTTTATCGAAATCAAAGTGCGTGGCAATGGTTTCCTTTACAATATGGTGAGAAAAATTGTAGGTACGTTAATTGAAGTTGGATTAGGAGAAAAAGATGCTGCTGCAATACCAAGTATTCTCGAATCAAAAGAAAGAATTCAAACTGGTCGTATGGCGGATGCCGAGGGATTGTATTTGGAGAAGGTGGGTTTTTAA
- the rlmD gene encoding 23S rRNA (uracil(1939)-C(5))-methyltransferase RlmD codes for MTKAKEKQQSQGQLQVGQEFPLTIKRLGINGEGVGFFKKQAVFIPGALPGEVVVAETTKVQNNFAEAKVKKIRKKSEHRVVPQCPVYDQCGGCQLQHLDYEQQLKEKRDIVSQAFERHTKLAMDKLEIRETIGMENPWGYRNKSQLQVAKEGEKVLAGLYGMNSHKLVDISDCMVQHSSTNKVTTIVKSILEDLDISIYNERKHSGLVRTIITRVGFQTGEIQLVLVTTKANIPKKELLLQEIKKRLPEVTSILQNINGGKTSLIFGEETIYLEGEEVIQEALGDLEFELSARAFFQLNPIQTVKLYDEVKKAAHLTGKEKLVDAYCGVGTIGLWLAKGASEIRGMDTIAESIEDARKNAKKHGFNNTHYVVGKAEYWLPKWEKEGWRPDVIVVDPPRTGCDSKFLETVLNLKPKQLIYVSCNPSTLAKDVQTLSKAYKVNYIQPVDMFPHTAHVEAVVMLVRK; via the coding sequence ATGACTAAAGCTAAAGAAAAACAACAAAGTCAAGGGCAATTACAGGTTGGGCAAGAGTTTCCGTTGACGATTAAAAGGCTTGGAATTAATGGGGAGGGTGTTGGTTTTTTTAAAAAACAAGCGGTATTCATACCCGGGGCACTGCCTGGTGAAGTGGTAGTAGCTGAAACAACTAAAGTACAAAATAATTTTGCCGAAGCGAAAGTAAAAAAAATACGCAAAAAATCAGAACATCGCGTTGTGCCACAATGTCCTGTCTATGATCAATGTGGAGGCTGTCAGCTGCAGCATTTAGATTATGAACAGCAACTTAAAGAAAAACGGGATATAGTATCGCAAGCATTCGAGCGCCATACAAAACTAGCTATGGATAAACTTGAAATTCGTGAAACTATTGGGATGGAAAATCCATGGGGCTATCGCAATAAAAGTCAGCTTCAGGTCGCTAAGGAAGGAGAAAAAGTTTTAGCGGGTTTATATGGAATGAATTCACATAAACTTGTGGATATATCTGATTGCATGGTGCAGCATTCTAGTACAAATAAAGTGACAACGATTGTGAAATCCATATTGGAGGATTTAGATATATCAATATATAATGAAAGAAAACATAGCGGTCTTGTACGGACGATTATTACTAGAGTCGGCTTTCAAACTGGTGAAATTCAGCTTGTGTTAGTAACGACGAAAGCCAACATCCCCAAGAAAGAATTACTTCTTCAAGAAATTAAGAAAAGGCTGCCAGAAGTGACTTCAATTCTACAAAATATAAATGGTGGGAAAACGTCACTGATTTTTGGGGAAGAAACGATCTATCTTGAAGGGGAAGAGGTTATTCAAGAAGCATTGGGTGACTTGGAATTTGAGCTATCGGCCCGTGCGTTCTTCCAGCTTAATCCAATCCAAACTGTAAAGCTATATGATGAAGTGAAAAAAGCAGCGCATTTAACAGGCAAAGAAAAGTTAGTAGATGCCTATTGTGGCGTAGGGACAATTGGCTTATGGCTTGCTAAAGGTGCATCTGAAATCCGTGGTATGGATACGATTGCGGAATCGATTGAAGATGCTAGGAAAAATGCCAAAAAGCACGGATTTAACAATACCCATTACGTTGTCGGTAAAGCTGAATACTGGCTGCCTAAATGGGAAAAGGAAGGGTGGCGTCCAGATGTCATTGTTGTCGACCCACCACGAACTGGCTGTGATTCAAAATTCTTGGAAACTGTGCTAAATCTTAAACCAAAACAACTTATTTATGTATCATGTAACCCGTCAACGCTTGCAAAGGATGTTCAAACATTAAGCAAAGCTTATAAAGTGAACTACATCCAGCCGGTTGATATGTTTCCACATACGGCGCATGTGGAAGCAGTGGTGATGCTGGTTAGGAAATAG
- a CDS encoding DUF421 domain-containing protein — MHILLDSLLVIGRIVTILPFLLFITIFMGKRSVGELPVFDFLVVLVLGSVVGADIADPKIEHIHTIVAIIVIALLQKVIIRIKLKNSKIGKLLTFEPTIVIYNGEFQRENMEKINFSIDNVLQKLREKNVFHVKDVEIAIIEANGSMSVRSIPEKETVKAGDLKILAKPAGYEFPVILDGVIQTDLLTRLNKDKIWLINQLNSMKIPDETRVFYGGLNSKGELNISLKKQQDQTPPIYH; from the coding sequence ATGCATATCTTACTTGATTCACTTTTAGTAATCGGCCGAATTGTAACAATCCTGCCTTTCTTGCTATTCATCACGATATTTATGGGAAAACGTTCTGTTGGCGAACTCCCTGTTTTTGATTTCCTTGTTGTATTAGTACTAGGATCCGTTGTTGGAGCTGATATTGCAGATCCGAAAATCGAGCACATACACACTATTGTTGCAATAATAGTGATAGCCCTACTACAGAAGGTAATTATTCGGATAAAATTAAAAAACAGTAAAATCGGCAAACTGTTAACCTTTGAACCTACAATAGTTATTTACAACGGTGAATTCCAAAGAGAAAATATGGAGAAAATAAATTTCTCTATCGATAATGTGTTACAAAAGCTGCGTGAAAAAAATGTATTTCATGTAAAAGATGTTGAAATTGCCATTATTGAAGCAAACGGATCCATGTCTGTCCGTTCTATTCCCGAGAAAGAAACTGTCAAAGCTGGTGATTTAAAAATATTAGCTAAACCTGCTGGATATGAATTTCCCGTTATCCTTGATGGTGTTATCCAAACAGATTTACTTACTAGATTAAATAAAGATAAAATCTGGCTAATAAATCAGCTTAATTCAATGAAGATTCCAGATGAAACACGCGTCTTTTACGGAGGGTTAAATTCTAAAGGGGAACTGAATATATCGTTAAAAAAACAACAGGACCAAACTCCACCCATTTATCATTGA
- the pdaA gene encoding delta-lactam-biosynthetic de-N-acetylase → MCLTMTNLVSAESVSNNPIHWGYKKGGNGQPADAGPMYENLLKQYGSVYIGDTSKKDIYLTFDNGYENGYTAEILDVLKEKKVPAAFFVTGHYITESDDLVKRMIKEGHIVGNHSWHHPDLTAVSDTRLKKELTLISEEYEKLTGRKDMLYLRAPRGIFSERTLKLSQDLGYTNVFWSLAFVDWYTNNQKGWQYAYDNIMKQIHPGAILLLHSVSEDNAKALPKVIDDLKKEGYTFKSLDDLMVKDRFPKPLLYQNYFK, encoded by the coding sequence ATGTGTTTAACAATGACAAACCTTGTGTCTGCGGAATCAGTTTCTAATAATCCGATTCATTGGGGTTATAAAAAAGGCGGTAATGGCCAGCCAGCAGATGCTGGTCCGATGTACGAAAATTTATTAAAACAATATGGTTCCGTTTATATAGGCGACACTAGTAAAAAGGATATTTATTTAACCTTTGATAACGGCTATGAAAATGGATATACAGCAGAAATATTAGATGTTTTAAAAGAAAAGAAAGTTCCAGCTGCATTTTTTGTAACTGGTCATTATATAACGGAAAGTGATGATCTTGTAAAACGCATGATAAAAGAAGGACATATTGTTGGGAATCATTCCTGGCACCATCCAGATTTGACAGCAGTAAGCGATACCCGTTTAAAAAAAGAACTAACATTGATTTCGGAGGAATATGAAAAATTAACTGGACGTAAGGACATGCTGTACCTTCGTGCACCAAGAGGAATTTTTAGTGAGAGAACGCTAAAGCTTTCGCAAGATCTTGGATATACAAATGTATTTTGGTCGTTGGCTTTTGTTGATTGGTATACTAATAATCAGAAGGGCTGGCAGTATGCTTACGATAATATTATGAAACAAATTCATCCGGGAGCTATATTGCTACTTCACAGCGTTTCGGAGGATAATGCCAAAGCGTTACCAAAAGTGATTGATGACCTGAAAAAAGAAGGCTATACATTTAAAAGTTTGGATGATTTAATGGTGAAAGATCGTTTTCCTAAACCATTACTTTATCAAAACTATTTCAAATAA
- a CDS encoding fumarate hydratase: MYNLIVETSTKLPKDVRRAIMKAKLSENAGTRAAMSLDTISNNIIMAEENVSPICQDTGLPTFKVKTPVGVNQLVIKDTIRKAIAAATKDAKLRPNSVDSITGANSGDNLGEGIPVVKFEQWEKDYIDVRLILKGGGCENKNIQYSLPCELEGLGRAGRDLDGIRKCIMHSVYQAQGQGCSAGFIGVGIGGDRTLGYELAKEQLFRNCDDVNPNENLRKLEEYVMDNANELGIGTMGFGGETTLLGCKVGVAHRIPASFYVSVAYNCWAFRRQGVKLNPETGEIQEWHYTEGEDVDFAKALEEVASAAETDMDSREVTLTAPITEEQIRSLKVGDVVNITGMMYTGRDAIHHHLMEHDAPLDLNGQIVYHCGPVMAKDEDGNWVVKAAGPTTSIREEPYQGDIMKKFGIRAVMGKGGMGPKTLKALGEHGGVYLNAIGGAAQYYADCIESVEGVDLLEFGVPEAMWHLKVKDFKAVVTMDSHGNSLHKDVEKTSLEKLAQFKEKVFN, from the coding sequence ATGTATAACCTCATTGTTGAAACATCAACAAAATTACCAAAGGATGTTCGCCGTGCAATTATGAAGGCAAAATTAAGTGAAAATGCTGGAACGAGAGCAGCGATGTCACTTGATACCATTTCTAATAATATTATTATGGCTGAAGAAAATGTATCGCCAATTTGTCAAGATACAGGGCTACCAACATTTAAGGTAAAAACACCAGTTGGAGTAAACCAATTAGTAATTAAAGATACGATTCGAAAAGCGATTGCAGCTGCAACAAAGGATGCTAAGCTCCGTCCGAATTCTGTTGATTCAATTACAGGTGCTAACAGTGGAGATAATCTTGGAGAAGGTATTCCAGTTGTTAAGTTTGAGCAATGGGAAAAAGATTATATCGATGTTCGTCTTATTTTAAAAGGTGGAGGCTGTGAGAATAAAAATATTCAATATAGCTTACCATGTGAATTAGAAGGCTTAGGACGCGCAGGCCGTGACTTAGATGGTATCCGCAAGTGTATTATGCACTCTGTATACCAAGCACAAGGACAAGGCTGTTCAGCTGGTTTCATCGGTGTTGGAATCGGTGGAGATCGTACTTTAGGTTACGAACTTGCAAAAGAACAGTTATTTAGAAATTGTGATGATGTAAATCCAAATGAAAATTTACGTAAACTAGAAGAATACGTTATGGACAATGCCAATGAATTAGGAATCGGAACAATGGGATTCGGCGGTGAAACTACATTACTTGGCTGTAAAGTAGGTGTAGCACACCGTATTCCAGCTAGTTTCTATGTATCAGTTGCTTACAACTGTTGGGCATTCCGTCGTCAAGGTGTGAAGTTAAATCCGGAAACAGGTGAAATCCAAGAGTGGCACTATACAGAAGGTGAAGATGTAGACTTTGCTAAAGCACTTGAAGAAGTTGCTTCTGCAGCGGAAACAGATATGGATTCACGTGAAGTGACGCTAACAGCTCCAATTACTGAGGAACAAATCCGTTCATTAAAAGTAGGTGATGTTGTTAACATTACGGGTATGATGTATACAGGCCGTGATGCTATCCACCATCATTTAATGGAGCATGATGCACCGCTTGATTTAAATGGCCAAATCGTTTACCACTGTGGACCAGTTATGGCCAAAGATGAAGATGGGAATTGGGTTGTAAAAGCAGCTGGACCTACAACAAGTATTCGCGAGGAGCCTTACCAAGGCGATATTATGAAGAAATTTGGTATTCGTGCGGTAATGGGTAAAGGCGGCATGGGTCCAAAAACATTGAAAGCACTAGGAGAGCATGGCGGTGTGTACTTAAATGCAATCGGTGGTGCAGCTCAATATTATGCAGACTGTATTGAATCTGTTGAAGGCGTTGACTTACTTGAATTTGGTGTTCCAGAAGCAATGTGGCACTTAAAAGTAAAAGATTTCAAAGCAGTTGTAACAATGGATTCACACGGCAATAGCTTACACAAAGATGTAGAAAAAACCTCACTTGAAAAATTAGCACAATTTAAAGAAAAAGTATTTAACTAA
- a CDS encoding SE1561 family protein — translation MAKSIHDKKSHIDYLTNRLNLLLSVLETIDPEEADVEDIDRLLQMLDDLQDKINQFRVDW, via the coding sequence ATGGCAAAGTCAATTCATGATAAAAAATCACATATCGATTATTTAACAAACCGTTTGAATTTATTGCTTAGTGTGTTGGAGACCATTGATCCTGAAGAAGCGGATGTTGAAGATATAGACAGATTATTACAAATGCTAGATGATTTGCAGGATAAGATTAACCAATTTAGAGTGGATTGGTAG
- a CDS encoding YfkD famly protein, with the protein MNAADAKGTKSNKIKVPDSVLDISKENTYPNPTQDLPYLQPSELTKTLLETTEVPIQNPDLIRILNESSINTTPTAIGYRATIYLGQWPLSYESTETNVNWEYKPANTNNFDNRSGKSAQKLHYQQEEEKVIKGGLTSRINNAEEVQKMMMLTAMKKTELPLAFETVIGQGTKKEQVYNVAPKKLGYLYAYTPAVNEKGKITFGEVYLELKGSKVKLKVKNVTQQGIGAWIPVQDHLSFKFVTSESPR; encoded by the coding sequence ATTAACGCCGCAGATGCAAAAGGAACTAAGTCAAACAAAATTAAAGTTCCAGATTCGGTATTAGATATTTCGAAGGAAAATACTTATCCAAATCCGACGCAGGATTTACCATATCTTCAACCGAGTGAATTGACAAAAACTTTACTTGAAACAACAGAAGTACCGATTCAAAATCCTGATTTAATTCGAATTTTAAATGAATCTTCTATTAATACAACGCCGACTGCAATTGGCTATCGTGCAACAATATATTTAGGACAATGGCCATTAAGTTATGAGTCCACTGAAACAAATGTGAATTGGGAGTATAAACCTGCTAATACCAATAATTTTGACAATCGCAGCGGTAAAAGTGCACAAAAGCTTCATTATCAACAAGAAGAAGAGAAGGTTATAAAAGGTGGTTTAACATCGCGGATAAACAATGCTGAAGAAGTTCAAAAAATGATGATGTTAACAGCGATGAAGAAAACAGAGCTCCCGTTAGCATTTGAAACTGTTATTGGACAAGGTACCAAGAAGGAACAAGTGTATAACGTAGCTCCGAAAAAACTTGGATACTTATATGCATATACACCAGCAGTTAATGAAAAAGGGAAGATTACCTTTGGTGAAGTTTATCTTGAATTAAAAGGAAGTAAAGTAAAGCTAAAAGTAAAAAATGTCACACAGCAAGGTATCGGAGCGTGGATACCTGTTCAAGATCATTTATCTTTTAAATTTGTTACGTCTGAATCACCAAGATAA